In Sandaracinaceae bacterium, the following proteins share a genomic window:
- a CDS encoding FHA domain-containing protein has product MLAPTYGSLASSVGQLALPIEETSVIECPRCGKNNQPHYKFCLGCGAELPRDTAQPKSFTAPTPPAGIPVGGGAPHAMAPTPAVPTSRPVAQPAPQPAPAPQPAPAPQPAPAPQAAAPAADGKVPCPQCSNPVPANFKFCGSCGFDMTKAPVSAPAPAPVPAAAPAPSQGSGQLVLIRPDGTEGERFSLSGTTTVGRDSSGPFAGDSYLSPQHAAFEFKGGGVVVTDLNSLNGVYIRIAHDVPTELTPGSIFRIGQEIIRFDLMPAPRRGADGAEIMGSANPGFLGRICLLIGRDTVGNCYPIPPTGLHLGRERGDVIFPDDGYVSGLHCRVHGEGGRMFLTDVGSSNGTFVRVRGTAVIPRGSLLLMGQQLFRVEY; this is encoded by the coding sequence ATGCTCGCACCCACTTACGGGTCCTTGGCCAGCAGCGTTGGCCAGTTGGCCCTTCCGATTGAGGAGACTTCCGTGATCGAGTGCCCCCGCTGTGGCAAGAATAATCAGCCCCATTACAAGTTCTGCCTTGGCTGTGGTGCTGAGCTGCCGCGTGACACCGCGCAGCCCAAGAGCTTCACGGCGCCCACGCCGCCCGCTGGTATTCCAGTAGGGGGTGGGGCTCCTCACGCGATGGCACCCACCCCGGCGGTGCCCACGTCTCGTCCCGTGGCGCAGCCCGCGCCGCAGCCGGCTCCGGCGCCGCAGCCGGCTCCCGCACCGCAGCCAGCTCCTGCACCGCAGGCGGCCGCTCCTGCGGCTGACGGCAAGGTGCCGTGTCCGCAGTGTTCGAACCCCGTCCCCGCCAACTTCAAGTTCTGCGGCAGCTGCGGCTTCGACATGACCAAGGCGCCCGTCAGCGCACCGGCTCCGGCGCCCGTGCCCGCCGCCGCGCCCGCGCCCAGCCAGGGCTCGGGTCAGCTGGTCCTCATCCGGCCCGACGGTACCGAGGGCGAGCGCTTCTCGCTCAGCGGCACCACCACGGTGGGCCGCGACTCGAGCGGCCCCTTCGCGGGCGACTCGTACTTGAGCCCGCAGCACGCGGCGTTCGAGTTCAAGGGCGGCGGCGTGGTCGTCACCGACCTCAACAGCCTCAACGGCGTCTACATCCGCATCGCGCACGACGTGCCCACGGAGCTCACGCCGGGCAGCATCTTCCGCATCGGTCAGGAGATCATCCGCTTCGACCTCATGCCCGCGCCTCGGCGCGGCGCGGACGGAGCGGAGATCATGGGCAGCGCCAACCCGGGCTTCCTGGGCCGCATCTGCCTGCTCATCGGGCGCGACACGGTGGGCAACTGCTACCCCATCCCGCCCACCGGCTTGCACCTCGGGCGCGAGCGCGGCGACGTCATCTTCCCGGATGACGGCTACGTGTCGGGTCTGCATTGCCGGGTGCACGGCGAGGGCGGCCGCATGTTCCTCACGGACGTGGGCAGCTCCAACGGCACGTTCGTGCGCGTGCGTGGCACCGCAGTCATCCCGCGTGGCTCGCTGTTGCTCATGGGCCAGCAGCTGTTCCGCGTCGAGTACTGA
- a CDS encoding FHA domain-containing protein, which translates to MEQARNYVCKECASPVPAGHKFCGGCGGEVPIQVQTGQVDFFGAMQTPGKARLILIRGDQGVDGLSYVLQGSEHIAGREEDQIIFPDDTWLSPRHANFLYEGERLIARDEKSTNGIFLRITQPVEIAPGDTFLCGDQVFRLDATPPDASSPADDQTYFYSSPRRPSPFRVTQVLVGGVDGIVFCAREASAVIGREDCDLNFPEDIYMSGNHARIDNAGGRFMLTDTGSRNGTYARIKGQADLNHGDYLFLGKQLLRVEVTA; encoded by the coding sequence ATGGAGCAAGCCCGTAACTACGTCTGCAAAGAGTGCGCGAGCCCCGTCCCGGCGGGTCACAAGTTCTGTGGTGGCTGCGGTGGCGAGGTGCCCATCCAGGTCCAGACGGGCCAGGTGGACTTCTTCGGAGCCATGCAGACGCCCGGCAAGGCGCGCCTCATCCTCATCCGTGGCGACCAGGGCGTGGACGGCCTCAGCTACGTGCTGCAGGGCAGCGAGCACATCGCCGGCCGCGAAGAAGACCAAATCATCTTCCCGGACGACACGTGGCTCAGCCCCCGCCATGCCAACTTCCTCTACGAGGGCGAGCGCCTCATCGCGCGCGACGAGAAGAGCACCAACGGCATCTTCCTGCGCATCACGCAGCCCGTCGAGATCGCCCCGGGGGACACGTTCCTGTGTGGCGACCAGGTGTTCCGCTTGGACGCCACCCCGCCCGATGCCTCGAGCCCGGCCGACGACCAGACTTACTTCTACTCCTCGCCCCGGCGCCCCAGCCCCTTCCGCGTCACGCAGGTGTTGGTCGGCGGCGTGGACGGCATCGTGTTCTGCGCCCGCGAGGCCTCGGCGGTCATCGGCCGCGAGGACTGCGACCTCAACTTCCCGGAGGACATCTACATGTCCGGCAACCACGCGCGCATCGACAACGCCGGTGGTCGCTTCATGCTGACCGACACCGGGTCGCGCAACGGCACCTACGCCCGCATCAAGGGCCAGGCCGACCTCAACCACGGCGACTACCTCTTCCTCGGCAAGCAGCTGCTGCGCGTCGAGGTGACGGCCTGA